The nucleotide sequence CCAATGCGCATTTAGATATGCGGACCAGCTATTTTGATGTGTTCACTGGAACAATGTACATTTTCGGGTATAAAGTAATGGTTGAAAATAATGCAGAATAATATTCTGTAGCTTAATATACAAAGGACAATGAAAAGATCATTATGACAGACATGGGAAAGGTTTCAGATAGGTTCTATATTGGTGCTCAGAAAGCCACTATCTAGCTCAGAAATTCATTTTACTTTTGATAGCATCATCGATTTAATCTTGTTTTTCTCAAATGAATAACAATTCCTTATTGTCACCAACTACACAAAAGGAAATGTGAATAAAAGGTTGCAGTAAGATTTGAGGGAGAATACCTCCAGGGAAGTTGGACCCCTACTCTCAAATGGCTTGATGTTGTCCTTATAAGTGGCATACTTGACATAATGATCACGCATAGGTAAAAAAGGTCTGCCAGCATGAATTTCAAAACTGTGCTAGTCCTTGTTCAACACATCAGAATAGCAGTGAGAATCAAGATAGCTAAGAACCACATCCTAAAAGCAAGCATTTTCGTGAGAATGAGCAAAAGCGCGCACACACGCATATCCTAAACGTAGTTGAACAGCAAATCAAGCTACTGATTTCCATCATATGGCAACTCGAAAAAATCATAGGTGGCTATGTACTACATATATCCTAATTGACGTCCAACCAATGAAGTCACATCACATTAAAAACCTAATAATCTTTATCCACTTGGACTAACATATCAAGACCAAAGTCTGCTCACAATGAGTGGCTGGAGTCACGTATCTAAGCAGTGATTGCCAATGTGTGGCCACCAGCCGACTACCGCTGCAGCTTCCATTCCTTGTCTCCCTGTTCACATGTACCAAGCAGAAGCATACATATCTACCTATCATGAATGGATTGTAATCAGCAAGCAGCAGCCTTCTCTATGTAGATGTGTAACAGTAAGCGAGTAGCAGCATGCAAAATCAGTAGTAACAGGTTGCTGTTCTCTTCTCCGATCTCTCTGTATATGGAATAGTAGTATAGCACAAAAGAGCAGCAAATTAGCAAAAGCAGAGCAGCCTCGGCAAGGCAACATACCTCTATAGAGGAAGACTAATATTTTTTTCTTAACTCAGATATAAAAccggaaggggagccttggcgcagtggtaaagctgctgccttgtgaccatgaggtcatgggttcaagtcctggaaacagcctcttacagaaatgtagggaaaggctgcgtactatagacccaaagtggtcggacccttccctggaccctgcgcaagcgggagctacatgcaccaggttgccctttttagaTATAAAACCGCAATGAAGTGTATAACTACCTCTTCTTATGAATACAAATATTGTACACTAAATAGCAGATTAAATTACTGTGATCATTATCTCCATTATACTTGTACAGCGAGCATATATTTATATACACAAGAGACATATATTTGCAAGTGTTTCTTACTGTCAACACCTAGCTGAGCTAAAATAAGTAGACCTAATATGAAATTCGAGATGGGCGTATATCACAACAAAGACGTACGAAAAGTTCCCataagaaaaagaactacaaaaaTTTCATTGTGTACCTTCGATGTGTATACACCAGTACTTCTATCAGTGACCGAGAGTAAAGATTAGGCTTCACCTTGCTATATTAGTGTAGAATACAAATAATTAAGGACAAATAGAAAGACTACCAACAAATGGTGTTTATCCTGCTCTTTCTTCGTGTAGAACATCTAGGTGAATAAACATGTGTTCAAACTATCTAAAATTTTCTTCTGTTAGCATATAGTAAAATTGAAAAGACATATACGAACAGAAGAACCAAACAAATCTGTATAAGATGACCAAAAATGGTTGTTTACTACCAAGTTGCAGCAAGATGATTTGAAATGTAAATCAAAGGGATCTGAATTCTGAAGCTGCTTATCGCCTAAAAGTGGAATATGAGTAGCACATTGTGTGCAGTAGCCAAAGGGGtctatccccctctccctcatGTCACCAGCTAATCATATTGGATAATGCAAAGTCAATTAGACAAAGGATCAAACTTTTTTCTTACATGTAGTGCTTCCTGCAATCTACCGGTACTGTGGCAACTCCGGTTGAATCTCTCCCGTCTACAACAACCGCAATCAATTAAAAGTCACAAACAGAAAAGGGGTAAGCAGCAGCTAGACCATTCACCAATTGTAGTAACTGCTTCATCTTAAAGGTGACACAACTTCAACAGCATAGCAAGCAAGCAACCAGAAGCAAAAATCTTAAGCAACAACAAAGCTAAAAGTTAAACAGCACTCACCGGTGGACGGTGGTGTTCACAGGGGCTTCTCCTTCCCTGGAGGCCACGCTGAAGTGCTGTAGGGATGATGTTGTGCACTGGAGGAGCAGAATTCGGGAGGAGGATAGGGCGCATGTCGATTTGGCTCCAGAAACTCGTCATCCTGAATGATTGATTTGGCTTGGCCCCCGCCTCCCCAATCCCTTTTCTCTCTCCCGCTTGTAAACACAAACTGCTCTTGCTCTGTTTTGGTTCTGCAATTAAGGATTCAGGTCCTTCGACGCCGAAGCCGAACCTCAGagtgtcgtcgccggcgacgaatTCGACCCCGTCGAGCCCGACCACCTCCTCCACCACGGGGGCGTCGGGGCGGCTCCAGTCGACTGCCCCATCGGAGGCCCACGCCAGCGCGACCGTGGCGCCCCCCGCGCGGGCGCGAAACTCGTAGCGCTGCACGGCGCCAACGAGCGCGTCCTCGGCATCGAGCGGCCAGACCCGGACCTCGGCGTCGAGGTCCCAGCCGTATCTGTTGGCAACGACGTCGACGACGTCGTCGAAGAAGGTGGGATCCGGGGCGGGCGTAGGCGTGGGAGGAGGCGTTGGAGGTGGCCGCGAGCGGGGAGAGCGAGGCGGCACTGGCGGGGGCGGGACTGTCTCCCGTGGACCAGGCGGCGCAGGTGTTGAGGAAGAGGAAGCCGAGATCGCCGGAGGACTATGGTCTGAGTCGAGATTGGGGCAGGCAGAGACCCGGCGTTGCGTCCGTCCGTTCGGGTCATGTGAACGAGCGAAtcgtttttttacttttttttgaaAGCGGGTTAATTAACCAAAACTTCAGGGGGCTTTGTGTAAAAACGCAGCGACAGTGAACCCGGACACCCAGTCCACACTTTATTATTAGGAAgatatttggggacaatgctctaataatgatgatcatcacacttctatttatttccaACTCAaaattagaacaagatatgactctatatgaatgtctccggcgaTGTACTCGGATgggcaataaatcaagagtgacatgtatgaaaatttatgcatagtggctttgtcacaaatacgatgttaactacatgatcatgcaaggcaatatgacaacggtaagtgtgtcatgatgataaacggaacggtggaaagttgcatgataatatatctcgaaatgactatgaaaatgtcataataggtaggtatggtggctattttgagaaagatataaggagatttatgtgtgatagagcctatcatatcatagggtttggatgcaccggcgaagtttgcaccaactctcaaggtgagaaagggtaatgcacggtaccgaagaggctagcaatgatgaaagggtgagagtgcgtataatccatgaactcaacattagtcaaaagaactcatatacttattacaaaaatatacaagtcatcaaaagccaaacactacgcgcatgctcctagggggacagattggtaggaaaagatcatcgcttgtccccgaccgccactcataaggatgcacaatctaagaacacctcatgtttcaaatttgttacacaactttaaccatacgtgcatgttgcgggacttgctaacttcaacacaagcattctttaaattcataatcacccaactagcatgactctaatatcactacctccttatctcaaaacaactattaagtatcaaattgatcatagcatccaattcacttcctatgatagtttttattatacccaacttggatgcccaccattctaggaccaattttataatcataaaaaaTATCATGATgttttaagagactctcaaaataatataagtgaagcatgagagactgacaatttctacaaaattaagccaccggcgcgctccaaaagatataagtgaagcactagagcaaaaactatctagctcaaaagatataagtgaagcacatagagtattctaataaattccaatcaaatgggtttctcccaaaaggtgtgtacagcaaggatgattgtggtaaactaagaagcaaagactaatatcatacaagacgcttcaagaaaaacacatatcatgtggcgaataaaaatatagctccaagtaaagtaaccgataaacgaagacgaaagaggggatgcctttcgggggcatccccaagcttaggcttttggctattcttcaatatcttgggggtgccttgggcatccccaagcttaggctcttgccactccttattccatagttcatcaagtctttacccaaaacttgaaaacttcacaacacaaaactcaacaagaaatctcataagctccgttagtgaaagaaagaaaaaccaccacataaggtattgtaatgaactcattctttatttatattggtgttaaacctactatatttcaacttctatatggttcatacccttacatactagccatagatgcatcaaaataattaaacaacacacgaaatgcagaatctgtcaaaaacagaacagtctgtagcaatctttaACTCtcggaactctaaaaatcctacccaaataggaagtcctgggtaaTTTGTCTAAATATCTAGAGCAAAAAggatcaacgcaaaagcacgtttctgtgaattattaaaattattttcatacgcgcaaagtttctgtttttcagcagaatcaaattaactaacaccataggttatcctataggttctacttggcacaaacactaattaaaacataaaaacacatctaaacagaagttagatgcaagatttattactaaacaaaaacaaaaacaaaaaacacaaataaaattgggttgcctcccaactagcgctatcgtttaacgcccctagttaggcataaaagcgaggatagatttaattagtgccatctttggcactcaattcataagtagcttgcatgatagattcataaggtaatttaactttctttcttggaaagtgctctatg is from Triticum aestivum cultivar Chinese Spring chromosome 1B, IWGSC CS RefSeq v2.1, whole genome shotgun sequence and encodes:
- the LOC123078043 gene encoding uncharacterized protein — translated: MAVPELGPAHEVLAAGFRQPLHAHGKLTRAAGTLVGVGEVVDEALLEVDLHIDAASRQAIQPRAGRTLENERGVARSKAAIAASDADGGRVIDEPVLWLDVKKRFARSHDPNGRTQRRVSACPNLDSDHSPPAISASSSSTPAPPGPRETVPPPPVPPRSPRSRPPPTPPPTPTPAPDPTFFDDVVDVVANRYGWDLDAEVRVWPLDAEDALVGAVQRYEFRARAGGATVALAWASDGAVDWSRPDAPVVEEVVGLDGVEFVAGDDTLRFGFGVEGPESLIAEPKQSKSSLCLQAGERKGIGEAGAKPNQSFRMTSFWSQIDMRPILLPNSAPPVHNIIPTALQRGLQGRRSPCEHHRPPTGEIQPELPQYR